In Trichocoleus desertorum NBK24, the following are encoded in one genomic region:
- a CDS encoding metal ABC transporter substrate-binding protein gives MLNANLRSLLQTLPLLPLLALMGCSQPNSGSPSSPSAEPSGSAASSERLQVMATFLPMYLFTKAVAGDAADVKVLIPPGTEVHEYQSKPGDVQAIAQADVLVENGLGLESFLGDTIKSAQNSKLVIIDASRGITPIGEVAPNHHESDEHGHAEAGNDHKTEAAGHSHPEGNPHVWLDPTLVKQQIANIRDELIKVDPPNQSTYTANATAYIQQLETLDQQFQQTLQKYPNCTFVTFHNAYPYLARRYQLQQVAVVELPEDNLSPADVQNAIATVKQYKVKALFGEPGTDNKLLQSLAQDLNLPLRPLDSLEAGSLDPQYYFTAMQKNLQTLEAACQ, from the coding sequence GTGCTGAATGCCAACTTGCGATCGCTGCTACAAACCTTGCCCCTGCTGCCCCTGTTGGCGCTGATGGGGTGTAGCCAGCCCAACTCAGGCTCTCCTTCCTCCCCTAGCGCTGAGCCCTCTGGGTCGGCGGCATCCTCCGAGCGTCTGCAAGTCATGGCAACTTTCTTGCCCATGTACTTATTTACTAAAGCGGTAGCAGGAGATGCGGCAGACGTAAAGGTGCTGATTCCGCCGGGAACCGAAGTTCACGAATATCAATCGAAGCCAGGGGATGTACAGGCAATCGCTCAAGCAGACGTGTTGGTCGAGAATGGCTTAGGGCTGGAATCCTTCCTGGGGGATACTATAAAAAGTGCTCAGAATTCTAAGCTGGTAATCATTGACGCGAGTCGAGGCATTACACCGATTGGTGAAGTGGCTCCTAATCATCATGAATCGGATGAGCATGGGCACGCCGAAGCTGGAAACGACCACAAAACAGAGGCAGCAGGTCATTCCCATCCAGAAGGCAATCCCCATGTCTGGTTAGATCCAACCCTCGTTAAGCAACAAATTGCCAATATTCGGGATGAATTAATTAAGGTCGATCCACCCAATCAATCCACTTATACAGCCAACGCCACCGCATACATCCAGCAATTAGAAACGCTAGATCAACAATTTCAACAAACGCTCCAAAAATATCCCAACTGTACTTTTGTCACGTTCCACAATGCTTACCCTTATTTAGCCCGGCGGTATCAGTTGCAGCAAGTTGCCGTGGTGGAGCTACCCGAAGATAATTTGTCGCCTGCCGATGTGCAAAATGCGATCGCCACTGTAAAGCAGTACAAAGTGAAAGCTTTGTTTGGTGAACCAGGTACTGATAACAAGCTATTGCAAAGCTTGGCCCAAGACTTGAACCTCCCCTTGCGTCCCCTAGATTCTCTAGAAGCTGGTTCTCTAGACCCGCAGTATTACTTCACCGCGATGCAAAAAAACCTCCAAACTCTCGAAGCTGCATGTCAGTAG
- a CDS encoding mechanosensitive ion channel family protein has protein sequence MSFFQWNIDSKDSKQVRRWPRCDHFRGVMVGAIALSVMPISLSPVTAQPASTQPITTQPATTQPATAQLSQTLSPNVQKLDSFLTESRPQDDSADVATGEVRLDGRTLFSIALPEVAQKSGQTTPVQQRAKDIETALQRFTYKKFDPAKLQVTSAIDRQSGLPVIYVNDQWLMTVTTLDSQLQGRTPERWANQLTDIIRNALIRAQQERQPQFLLRQALIADGIVLVVIVGSYGLNRLQRRLRAKQIRLQAQIPTQAEVLPDAVSAADPSSSTSEQLETTATVEQQLTTRQQHNVYDIKRRLVESAQVGLWGGSTYVILGLFPQSRWLQPLLFSAPLQVLGIGLLTYVAVRAAEVLIDQFLDAIAEGQLLEPEASQRLALRVSTFSRVFKSVVTIVCTFAGGLAALSVVGVDLIPLLAGAGIIGLAISFASQSIIKDVINGFLILLEDQYAVGDVITVGEVSGFVENMNLRITQLRNNEGRLITIPNSAIAIVQNLSKDWSRVDIAIDIAYGTDPDCAIETIRQVGEAMYSDREWRTKMPEAPEVLGIDKLDHAGILIRVWLKTQPLQQWKVAREFRRRLKYALDEAEIAIGSPQQALWFRSSLDLSNPASVAADKEPPRQLQFTGTGRDRGF, from the coding sequence ATGAGCTTTTTTCAATGGAACATAGATTCAAAAGATTCAAAACAAGTGCGCCGCTGGCCTCGGTGTGATCATTTCCGAGGAGTGATGGTGGGAGCGATCGCGCTGAGCGTAATGCCCATCTCCCTATCACCTGTTACGGCTCAGCCTGCTAGTACTCAACCTATTACGACTCAACCTGCTACTACTCAACCTGCCACTGCTCAGCTATCCCAGACACTCAGCCCCAATGTCCAAAAGCTAGACAGTTTCTTAACTGAATCCAGACCTCAGGATGATAGCGCTGATGTAGCAACGGGTGAAGTGCGCTTAGATGGCAGAACCCTCTTCTCGATCGCGCTACCAGAGGTAGCCCAAAAATCAGGTCAAACCACGCCAGTGCAACAACGGGCAAAAGATATTGAGACGGCCTTGCAACGCTTTACCTACAAGAAATTTGATCCAGCCAAGTTGCAAGTCACAAGCGCGATTGATCGGCAAAGTGGGTTGCCTGTCATCTACGTGAATGATCAGTGGTTGATGACAGTCACAACCTTAGATTCCCAGTTGCAAGGTCGCACCCCAGAACGCTGGGCTAATCAACTCACTGACATTATTCGCAATGCCCTGATTCGGGCACAGCAGGAACGGCAACCCCAATTTCTGCTGCGCCAAGCTCTCATCGCAGATGGGATTGTGCTTGTGGTAATTGTCGGCAGCTATGGGCTCAATCGTCTGCAACGCCGCCTTAGGGCTAAGCAGATACGGCTGCAAGCGCAGATTCCCACCCAAGCAGAAGTATTACCAGATGCAGTCAGCGCAGCCGATCCCAGTTCCTCTACCAGTGAGCAGCTTGAAACTACTGCGACGGTTGAACAGCAATTGACGACTCGACAGCAGCACAACGTCTACGATATTAAACGCCGCTTAGTGGAGAGTGCCCAAGTAGGGTTGTGGGGTGGCAGCACCTATGTGATTCTGGGCTTGTTTCCTCAGAGTCGCTGGTTGCAACCACTGTTGTTCTCGGCTCCCTTACAAGTTTTAGGAATTGGCCTCCTAACTTATGTCGCAGTCCGCGCGGCTGAAGTTTTAATTGATCAGTTTTTAGACGCGATCGCCGAAGGGCAACTTTTAGAACCAGAAGCTTCCCAGCGTTTGGCGTTACGAGTGTCTACTTTTTCGCGAGTCTTCAAAAGTGTGGTCACGATTGTTTGCACCTTCGCGGGTGGCTTGGCAGCTTTGTCAGTCGTCGGAGTGGATCTGATCCCCTTACTCGCAGGGGCTGGGATCATTGGTCTAGCGATTTCTTTCGCTTCTCAAAGCATTATCAAAGATGTGATCAACGGCTTTCTGATTTTGCTAGAAGATCAGTACGCTGTAGGCGACGTGATCACCGTGGGGGAAGTCTCAGGTTTCGTCGAAAATATGAATCTACGGATCACGCAACTTCGTAATAACGAGGGCCGCTTGATCACCATTCCTAACAGTGCGATCGCGATTGTGCAGAACCTTTCCAAAGACTGGTCTCGGGTAGATATCGCCATTGATATTGCCTATGGCACAGACCCCGATTGTGCCATAGAGACCATTCGCCAAGTCGGAGAAGCCATGTACAGCGATCGCGAATGGCGTACGAAAATGCCCGAAGCTCCGGAAGTACTGGGCATTGATAAGCTGGATCACGCCGGAATCCTCATTCGGGTTTGGCTCAAAACTCAACCTCTACAACAGTGGAAGGTTGCCCGCGAATTTCGTCGTCGCCTCAAGTACGCCCTAGACGAAGCTGAGATTGCGATTGGGTCTCCGCAACAAGCCCTGTGGTTTAGAAGTTCCCTCGATTTGTCTAATCCAGCCTCTGTTGCAGCCGATAAGGAACCCCCACGGCAACTCCAGTTCACTGGAACTGGGCGCGATCGCGGGTTTTAG
- the ribD gene encoding bifunctional diaminohydroxyphosphoribosylaminopyrimidine deaminase/5-amino-6-(5-phosphoribosylamino)uracil reductase RibD, whose translation MDSGRFDPINSTGHQSKGFASVAAVDNASIGTVFDRAMMQRCLELARRALGRTAPNPLVGAVIVKDGEIIGEGFHPKAGQPHAEVFALREAGDRAQGATLYVNLEPCNHHGRTPPCSEAVVTAGLAKVVVGMVDPNPKVAGSGIARLQGAGIEVVTEVEEAACQELNEAFVHRILYHRPFGIFKYAMTLDGKIATNSGHSAWITGQAARAEVFQLRAACDAVIVGGNTVRLDNPLLTSRQVDGPHPLRVVMSRTLNLPEQAHLWQTTAAPTLVITEPGVKPEFQALLRQLGVEVVELSPLTPAQVMTHLYDRGFLSVLWECGGTLAAQAIAEGTVQKVLAFIAPKIVGGSTAPSPVGDLGFLTMPEALPLEKLRWRSVGPDLLIEGYLPQSIAKAR comes from the coding sequence TTGGATTCTGGACGTTTTGACCCCATTAACTCAACTGGCCATCAGAGTAAAGGATTTGCCTCGGTTGCAGCGGTAGACAATGCCAGCATCGGAACGGTGTTCGATCGCGCCATGATGCAACGCTGCTTAGAACTCGCTCGCCGTGCCTTAGGCCGAACCGCACCCAATCCTTTAGTGGGGGCTGTCATCGTCAAAGATGGTGAGATTATTGGCGAAGGGTTTCACCCGAAAGCAGGACAACCCCACGCTGAAGTATTTGCCCTTCGAGAAGCAGGCGATCGCGCCCAAGGAGCCACCCTTTATGTCAACCTAGAGCCTTGCAACCATCACGGGCGAACTCCTCCTTGCTCCGAAGCAGTGGTGACAGCGGGTCTCGCTAAAGTGGTGGTAGGGATGGTAGACCCCAACCCCAAAGTGGCAGGAAGTGGCATTGCCCGACTCCAAGGCGCAGGCATCGAAGTGGTGACAGAGGTAGAAGAAGCGGCTTGCCAGGAATTAAACGAAGCTTTTGTGCATCGGATTCTTTACCATCGACCCTTTGGCATTTTCAAATATGCCATGACTTTAGACGGCAAAATTGCTACCAATAGTGGGCACAGTGCCTGGATTACGGGGCAAGCAGCCAGGGCAGAAGTGTTTCAACTGCGAGCCGCTTGTGATGCTGTGATCGTTGGTGGCAATACTGTACGGCTCGACAATCCACTGCTCACCAGCCGTCAAGTTGATGGCCCTCATCCGTTGCGGGTCGTGATGAGCCGCACCCTAAATTTGCCAGAGCAAGCTCATCTGTGGCAAACCACAGCCGCACCTACTCTGGTGATCACAGAGCCAGGAGTGAAGCCTGAGTTCCAAGCATTGCTAAGACAACTCGGAGTAGAGGTGGTAGAGTTGTCCCCGCTTACCCCTGCCCAAGTTATGACCCACCTTTACGATCGCGGCTTTTTGTCGGTGTTGTGGGAATGTGGCGGCACCTTGGCTGCTCAAGCGATCGCAGAGGGGACGGTGCAAAAAGTCTTAGCCTTTATCGCCCCCAAAATTGTCGGTGGCAGCACAGCCCCTTCCCCGGTGGGCGACCTAGGCTTCCTCACCATGCCTGAAGCCTTGCCTTTAGAAAAACTGCGCTGGCGATCGGTAGGGCCAGATCTATTAATAGAGGGGTATCTACCCCAAAGCATTGCCAAGGCTCGCTAG
- a CDS encoding amino acid ABC transporter ATP-binding protein, whose translation MIVAEEVHKWYGKFHVLRGASLTVERGEVVVIMGPSGSGKSTFIRTFNALEEYQKGRIEIDGIELSHDLRNIETIRQEVGMVFQQFNLFPHLTVVQNITLAPKWVRKWPKTQAEDVAMQLLERVGILEQAHKYPGQLSGGQQQRVAIARALAMQPKIMLFDEPTSALDPEMVREVLDVMRSLAESGMTMVVVSHEVGFAREVADRIILMDGGTLIESGTPTEFFQNPREERTRQFLAQIL comes from the coding sequence ATGATTGTGGCGGAAGAGGTACACAAGTGGTACGGCAAGTTTCATGTCTTGCGGGGCGCGAGCCTGACTGTGGAGCGTGGGGAAGTTGTCGTCATTATGGGGCCTTCTGGCTCTGGCAAATCTACCTTTATCCGCACCTTTAATGCACTAGAAGAGTATCAGAAGGGTCGGATTGAAATAGATGGGATTGAGCTATCCCACGATCTGCGGAACATCGAAACGATTCGGCAGGAAGTGGGGATGGTGTTTCAACAGTTCAACCTGTTTCCGCATCTGACTGTGGTACAGAATATTACGCTAGCCCCAAAATGGGTGCGGAAGTGGCCCAAAACCCAAGCCGAAGATGTAGCGATGCAGCTACTGGAGCGAGTCGGCATTTTAGAGCAAGCCCATAAGTATCCGGGTCAACTCTCAGGTGGGCAGCAGCAACGAGTCGCGATCGCCCGTGCCCTAGCGATGCAACCCAAAATCATGCTGTTTGATGAACCCACCTCTGCCCTCGACCCCGAAATGGTGCGCGAAGTGCTGGATGTCATGCGATCGCTGGCTGAGTCTGGAATGACGATGGTGGTGGTCAGCCACGAGGTAGGGTTTGCGCGGGAAGTCGCCGATCGCATCATCTTGATGGATGGCGGCACCTTGATCGAGTCGGGAACCCCCACCGAGTTTTTCCAGAATCCCCGCGAGGAGCGCACTCGTCAGTTTTTGGCTCAGATTTTGTAG
- the psaX gene encoding photosystem I protein PsaX: MSTQAKQRNTSRIDKTKAYDGADGPKVTKPAENVMTKETEPSWAFGLGVGVVFLAINFFVAAIYFGIINP, translated from the coding sequence ATGAGTACTCAAGCCAAGCAACGAAATACCAGCCGCATCGATAAAACCAAAGCTTACGACGGAGCCGACGGTCCCAAGGTTACCAAACCTGCTGAGAATGTGATGACCAAAGAGACCGAGCCTTCTTGGGCCTTTGGTTTAGGGGTTGGCGTTGTCTTTTTAGCCATAAACTTCTTCGTCGCAGCCATTTACTTCGGCATCATCAATCCTTAG
- a CDS encoding dienelactone hydrolase encodes MNVQALFQAAKVTEASSPYDTIHLKVFYPAQLSDSNQETNLEIVAAETQRPPFPVVIFFNGINCGPELYQWLAVKLAERGLVVVMFAWVAENLPGIVGLTPGVDIKKLAPNTYGSGPTASALPTLLAALERLQCEGLLAGSLDLERVILGGHSAGGRVAIESANPKFFPQVVAAFAYGAHTAGAVQLGFSPGTILPLPDALPLLLIGGTCDGVIANSSDRYGVTWEQATTPVQQTFQIAIAGERRDSYLLLLEGANHFSIASPLDTTTSQPLVDFPATQPEEQLRELAAEAIGFFIDAHVRSQPVAVTALHQFLGSPNPLVAAFECK; translated from the coding sequence ATGAACGTCCAAGCACTTTTCCAAGCTGCCAAGGTTACAGAGGCTTCGTCCCCCTATGACACCATTCACCTGAAAGTTTTCTATCCAGCTCAACTGTCAGACAGCAACCAGGAAACGAATCTAGAGATTGTTGCTGCTGAGACCCAACGGCCTCCTTTTCCGGTCGTGATTTTTTTCAATGGTATTAATTGTGGGCCTGAGCTGTATCAGTGGCTAGCAGTTAAGTTGGCCGAACGGGGATTAGTCGTCGTTATGTTTGCTTGGGTCGCCGAAAATCTTCCTGGAATTGTAGGTTTGACTCCAGGAGTAGATATTAAAAAGTTAGCTCCAAACACCTATGGTTCTGGCCCCACTGCCTCTGCCTTGCCTACGCTGCTAGCCGCATTGGAGCGTTTACAGTGTGAAGGATTGTTGGCTGGCTCCCTGGATTTAGAACGGGTGATTTTGGGAGGACATTCGGCTGGAGGAAGAGTCGCTATTGAAAGCGCAAATCCGAAGTTTTTTCCTCAGGTTGTGGCTGCTTTTGCCTATGGAGCGCATACGGCAGGGGCGGTGCAACTAGGGTTTTCACCGGGCACAATCTTACCTCTGCCAGATGCTTTGCCGCTCTTGCTAATCGGAGGTACTTGTGATGGCGTGATTGCGAATAGCAGCGATCGCTATGGTGTGACTTGGGAACAGGCAACAACTCCGGTTCAGCAGACTTTCCAAATCGCGATCGCAGGTGAAAGAAGAGATAGCTATCTCCTGCTGCTAGAGGGGGCAAACCATTTCTCTATAGCGTCTCCCTTGGATACCACTACAAGCCAGCCCCTTGTAGATTTTCCCGCTACTCAACCGGAGGAACAACTCCGAGAGCTTGCAGCAGAAGCGATTGGTTTCTTTATTGATGCTCACGTCCGTTCTCAACCCGTTGCTGTAACTGCCCTACATCAATTCCTAGGATCTCCGAATCCGTTAGTGGCGGCTTTTGAATGCAAGTAG
- a CDS encoding amino acid ABC transporter permease yields the protein MTLDDAPPPALSITPWHWLRRNLFNTWYNSLLTLVCLWLLFQLLQAVLGWVFTQAQWTVVQTNLRLFFIGRYPPNLAWRIWLVLGAVVGLAGLSWGSLAPPRSPWFKRGVSIVTAIALGVAILLPLPLPPRLWLGAIALLLFGSFGLGKRFATLLKPQLVWAWLGAFPILLWLIGGGLGLRSVSTNLWNGLLLTMLLATTSIVLAFPFSVLLALGRQSNLPVVRWFCTLFVEIVRGLPLIGILFLAQVMLPLILPVELRLDRLLRAIAGLVLFNAAYLAENVRAGLQAVPRGQSEAARALGLNPLWVLWLIVLPQALRVVIPAIVGQFISLFKDTSLLSIFALVELTGIARSVLAQPQFLGRYAEVYLFVGLIYWVFCYSMSIASRRLERHLGVGQKRR from the coding sequence ATGACCCTAGATGACGCTCCCCCACCCGCTTTATCTATTACCCCGTGGCACTGGCTACGCCGCAATTTATTCAACACTTGGTACAACAGCCTGCTAACGCTGGTTTGTCTGTGGCTACTCTTTCAACTGTTGCAAGCGGTTCTGGGATGGGTGTTTACGCAAGCTCAGTGGACGGTGGTGCAAACCAACTTACGCCTATTCTTCATAGGTCGCTATCCCCCCAACTTGGCTTGGCGAATCTGGCTGGTGTTGGGGGCTGTCGTTGGTTTAGCAGGACTCTCTTGGGGTAGCTTGGCCCCCCCGCGATCGCCTTGGTTTAAGCGAGGAGTCAGCATCGTTACAGCGATCGCCTTAGGAGTGGCTATCCTGTTGCCCTTGCCACTACCACCCCGTCTTTGGTTAGGCGCGATCGCCCTGCTCTTATTTGGCAGCTTTGGCTTAGGAAAACGCTTTGCAACTCTACTGAAACCTCAGCTAGTTTGGGCTTGGCTAGGTGCTTTTCCTATTCTGCTGTGGCTAATTGGCGGCGGGCTAGGGCTCAGATCTGTCAGTACAAATCTCTGGAACGGTCTGTTGCTGACGATGTTGCTGGCAACCACCAGTATTGTGCTGGCTTTTCCCTTTAGTGTGTTGCTAGCACTAGGGCGGCAGAGTAATTTACCTGTGGTGCGCTGGTTTTGCACTCTGTTTGTGGAAATCGTGCGCGGTCTACCCCTAATCGGTATTCTGTTTCTAGCTCAGGTAATGTTGCCGCTGATCCTGCCTGTCGAGTTACGGCTAGACCGATTGTTGCGAGCGATCGCCGGACTAGTGCTCTTTAACGCGGCTTACCTAGCAGAAAATGTCCGGGCAGGTCTGCAAGCTGTACCCAGGGGCCAAAGCGAAGCAGCTCGTGCTTTGGGACTCAACCCTCTATGGGTGTTGTGGCTGATTGTGTTACCGCAAGCCTTACGAGTGGTGATTCCCGCGATCGTTGGTCAGTTTATTTCTCTCTTTAAAGACACCTCGCTACTCTCAATCTTTGCCCTGGTGGAACTCACCGGAATTGCGCGATCGGTTTTGGCTCAACCGCAGTTTTTAGGGCGATACGCTGAGGTGTATCTCTTTGTAGGGCTAATCTATTGGGTGTTTTGCTATTCTATGTCGATCGCTAGCCGACGCCTAGAGCGACATCTGGGTGTCGGTCAAAAACGCAGGTAG
- a CDS encoding amino acid ABC transporter permease, producing MKTQGSIPLWRDVRFWWVVGQVLVVLLTAIAIAIFWSNLSRNLQQLGIQFGFGFLNSQAAFDIGETPISYLPSDNYARALQVGLVNSLRVTVFGIVLATVVGVTAGIARLSDNWLVRQIALVYVETLRNTPLLLQLFFWYFAVFLGFPRLPAHIQLPGPIYLTQQTVALPWFHTTRDTNIWLLMLGANLVLVWAWHWWDSRAAAPALPLLPKLFTLALTVAIALAVTETELLCWDAPRIVGRDIADGLQLSPEFSALLVGLSLYTATFIAEIVRGGVQSVAQGQWEAARALGLRPGYILRLVIFPQALRSIVPSLGNQYLNLAKNSSLAIAIGYPDLYAVASTTYNQTGRAVEVMVLISVTYLSISLVISSLINWYNRTVQLVER from the coding sequence ATGAAAACACAGGGTTCTATTCCCCTCTGGCGAGACGTGCGGTTTTGGTGGGTCGTCGGGCAGGTGCTAGTTGTGCTACTGACTGCGATCGCGATCGCCATTTTCTGGAGCAATCTCAGCCGCAACTTACAACAGTTGGGAATTCAATTTGGCTTCGGCTTTCTCAACTCGCAAGCCGCCTTTGACATTGGCGAAACTCCCATTTCCTATCTCCCTTCGGATAACTACGCACGAGCGTTACAAGTTGGGCTGGTAAATTCTTTACGGGTCACCGTTTTTGGCATTGTCTTGGCAACCGTTGTGGGAGTGACCGCTGGCATCGCGCGTCTCTCGGACAACTGGCTAGTGCGGCAAATCGCTTTGGTGTATGTGGAAACGCTACGCAACACGCCTTTGCTTTTGCAACTGTTTTTTTGGTACTTTGCAGTTTTTCTTGGTTTTCCGCGTCTACCTGCTCATATTCAGTTGCCAGGACCCATCTATTTAACGCAGCAAACGGTGGCGTTGCCCTGGTTTCACACCACCCGTGATACAAATATCTGGCTCTTGATGTTAGGAGCTAACTTAGTTTTGGTTTGGGCTTGGCATTGGTGGGATAGTAGAGCCGCCGCTCCCGCTTTGCCCTTACTGCCGAAACTGTTCACCCTCGCTTTAACTGTCGCGATCGCCCTGGCTGTGACCGAAACTGAACTTCTGTGTTGGGATGCGCCCCGGATTGTTGGTAGAGACATTGCAGATGGTTTACAACTCTCGCCAGAGTTTAGCGCTTTGTTGGTGGGCTTGAGTTTATACACCGCCACCTTTATCGCTGAGATTGTCCGGGGTGGGGTGCAGTCGGTGGCACAGGGCCAATGGGAAGCAGCTCGGGCGTTGGGTCTGAGACCTGGCTATATTCTGCGTCTGGTGATTTTTCCGCAAGCCCTGCGATCGATCGTGCCTTCCTTAGGCAACCAATACCTCAATCTCGCTAAGAATTCTAGCTTGGCGATCGCGATTGGCTATCCTGACCTGTACGCGGTGGCCTCTACCACCTATAACCAGACAGGCCGAGCGGTAGAAGTCATGGTGTTAATTTCAGTCACTTATCTATCGATCAGCTTGGTAATTTCTAGTCTGATCAATTGGTATAACCGCACGGTGCAGTTGGTGGAGCGCTAA
- a CDS encoding amino acid ABC transporter substrate-binding protein, producing the protein MRQWHSFITAIALMGLSLAGCSQQQRQSQLDTIISRGNVVCGVSGELPGFSFVGQDGKYSGLDVDVCRAIAAALFDNPDAVEFRNLNAKERFTAVQTGEVDVLSRNTTWTMSRDTSVGLEFAPVVFYDGQGVMVKQNSGIKTLADLKGRSICTQTGTTNEQNLADEMRKRNISYTPVVFEDVNIVFATYQEGRCDAVTSDRSQLLSRRSALPKPEEHVILTDVVSKEPLAPAVAAGDAKWNDAVRWAIYTLINAEEMGINSKNVTQLASSSKDPGVRRFLGAEGNLGEGAGLPNDFTVRIIKHVGNYGEIYDRNLGPQTKLNLPRGQNQLWNQGGLLYAPPFR; encoded by the coding sequence ATGCGTCAATGGCATTCTTTCATCACGGCGATCGCGCTGATGGGGCTATCCTTAGCAGGGTGTAGTCAACAGCAGCGGCAAAGCCAACTAGACACCATTATCAGTCGTGGCAATGTGGTTTGTGGTGTCAGTGGCGAACTACCAGGATTTAGTTTTGTAGGGCAAGATGGCAAATATTCGGGACTCGATGTCGATGTGTGCCGAGCGATCGCCGCTGCCCTGTTCGATAACCCGGACGCCGTAGAATTCCGCAACCTCAACGCTAAAGAACGCTTTACCGCTGTCCAGACGGGCGAAGTCGATGTGCTCAGCCGCAACACCACCTGGACAATGAGCCGTGATACTTCCGTTGGTCTGGAATTTGCCCCAGTGGTCTTTTACGACGGGCAGGGGGTGATGGTGAAACAAAATAGCGGCATCAAAACTCTGGCTGACCTCAAAGGACGCTCGATTTGCACCCAAACCGGAACCACCAACGAGCAGAATTTGGCAGATGAAATGCGTAAGCGCAACATCAGCTACACTCCGGTGGTATTTGAAGATGTCAATATCGTGTTTGCGACCTATCAAGAGGGTCGTTGTGATGCGGTGACATCCGATCGCTCGCAGTTACTTTCTCGACGTAGCGCTTTACCCAAGCCCGAAGAGCATGTAATTTTAACCGACGTGGTTTCCAAAGAGCCTCTAGCTCCCGCTGTCGCTGCTGGAGATGCTAAGTGGAATGACGCGGTGCGTTGGGCGATCTACACCTTAATTAATGCCGAAGAAATGGGGATTAACTCCAAAAATGTCACGCAACTCGCCAGCAGTAGCAAAGATCCGGGAGTACGTCGCTTCTTAGGCGCAGAAGGAAACTTAGGGGAAGGCGCAGGTTTACCCAATGATTTCACGGTGCGAATTATTAAGCATGTGGGCAACTATGGCGAGATTTACGATCGCAACTTAGGGCCACAAACTAAATTGAACTTGCCGCGCGGCCAAAATCAATTATGGAATCAGGGGGGACTGCTCTACGCTCCCCCGTTTAGATAA